ATCATCTCCGAGGAAATTCTGATTGACGGATTGCCGATCCGTGTCGCGGATACGGCAGGATTGCGCGTGGCGAGAGACGTGGTGGAAGAGGAAGGAATACGGCGCACCTGGCAAGCCGTGGAGCGCGCCGATCGTATTCTGTTTGTCGTGCAATCAGGGAACGGGATAGAAGGGGAAGATCAGAAACTCCTTCATCGCTTCCAGAAAAGTGGCGGCGTTACAATCGTGCACAACAAGATCGATCTGACAGAAGCACAACCCGGGGTCGAGGAACGCAATCAAGTTTTAAATGTCTATGTCTCGGCGAAAACCGGCGAAGGCATCGACTTATTACGGGGGCACCTCAAGGCCTGTGTGGGCTACAAGCCTGTGAGCGAAGGGGGTTTTATGGCGCGGCGGCGCCATTTAGAGGCGCTGGGCCGAGCGCGGGCGCTTGTTCAAAGGGGTCTCGATCAGCTAACGGCACATCGTGCAGGCGAGCTGCTCGCGGAAGATCTCCGTCTTGCACAGCAGGCGTTTGGGGAAATCACCGGGGAGGTGACGTCGGACGATCTGCTGGGGGCGATCTTTTCCCGCTTTTGCGTTGGCAAGTAGGCGAGCACGCGGGGTCGTGGAAGGTCGTTAGGGGCGGAATCGTTTCAATTTGTGTCATCCAGCGCGTCAAGCACCTGGGTAGGCGTGAGATCACGGAGGCATTTCAAGTGGCCAAGGGGACAAATGCGCTCAAAACAAGGGCTGCATTCCACTGCGAGATACAGTATTTTGGCATCTGAATGAAGCGGTGGTGTGTAACGGGGTGTGGAGGAGCCGAAGATCGCGACGACCTTGCGGCCAAGGCTCGCGGCGATATGCATGAGCCCCGTATCGTTGGTGACCACCGCATCGGTGAGTGACATCAGATCGATGGACTCGGCAAGGGTTGTGCGGCCGGTTAAGTCCAGGCATCGATCACGCGTCAGCGCCTGGATCTCCCCCGCGATGGCCGTGTCTTTGTTGGAGCCGAACAGCCAGACTTGCCACCCTGCTTTGAGCTTGGCGTTGGCAACGTCCGCAAAATAGGGGGCGGGCCAACGCTTTGCGGGGCCATATTCCGCCCCTGGGCATAGGCCGAGGGCCGGCGAAGCGGGGATCGCAAGCCCCAGGCGGGCCAATGCAGCTCGGGCGGCCTCTGGAGATGCTGCAAGGCGTGGATAGGGGATTGTGGCGGGCAGCGTCTCCCCCGGATCGAGCCCCAAGGCGACATAGCGGTCGACGGTTCGGGGCAGGGCGTGTGGGGCGAGGGTTCGAATGTCGTTCAAAAGCCCGTAGCGCATCTCCCCCAGGAACCCAGTCCGCTGCTGTGCCCGGGCGGCGAAGGGGACCAGGGCGGATTTAAAGGTGCGCGACAGAATGATGGCACGTGCGTAACGACGTGGACGCAGCGCCCGGCCAAGTCGCCAGCGTGTTGCCCATCCGATCTCCCCGTGATCAAGCGGCAGCAAAAGGGCTTCGTTGACCTCCGGCATCCGCGCAAGCAAGGGTTCTGTCCAAGCGGGGGCAACCACATCAATGAATACGTGGTCACGGCGCTGCTTTAAGAGCTTGAACAGGCTCTGGGCCATCACCATATCGCCGATCCACGCTGGGCCGACGACCAAAATCTTGTAGGGTTTTGCTTCGTTTTTTGGGTTCATGGGCCTGTAGGAAATGATGCCCAGCACCGCCGGACTTTAATATGTAACCGGGAGGGACGCCAGTGCAGTCCGCGGTAGGGTTATATTGCCAAACGTGGATCAGATCCTAGACTACGCTGAGCATCATCCGGCCCTTGGACGTTTTGGTGGTTAGTCGTACTCGCTTGAGATGACGTCCTCACCCTTCGTCGCTCAGGAGGAAATCGGCACCGCAATAGGGACATTTGGCTCGCCCGGTTGCCTCGATGGGCAGGTAGACACGCGGGTGTGAGTTCCACAAGCTCATGGTGGGCAGCGGGCAGTGCAAGGGAAGGTCTTGTCGAGTGACTTCGTAACAGCGTTTGTCATTTGGGACGCCCTCTTGGAGAGGCGGGTTTGCGGGCACTTTTGACATGGCAACGTTGTGTCGTGGTGCCTTATCGGTCAACGTAGGTCAGCCATTCGGGGTATTTATCGCGCCGACCATGAACTTGATCGAAGTATATCCCCTGCAATTTTTCGCTAATGGGACCGCGCCCCCCATCTCCGATGGTCCGGCCATCGAGTTCTCGGATCGGTGTTACTTCGGCCGCGGTGCCGGTGAAAAAGGCCTCATCGGCTATATAGACCTCATCGCGCGTGATGCGTTTCTCTGACACCGTTAGACCGATTTCCTCGGCAAGCTTGATAACGGTATCGCGTGTGATGCCTTCAAGGGCCGAGGTCGGGTCCGGCGTGATAATTCGCCCGTTGCGAACAATGAAGATGTTCTCGCCGCTACCTTCAGACACATAGCCTTCGGCATCCAAGAGCAGCGCCTCGTCGTACCCACAATCGAGTGCTTCCTGCAGCGCAAGCATGGAGTTCATGTAGTTGCCAGTGGCCTTGGCCCTCCACATGGTGCTATTCACGTGATGGCGGACATAGGAGGAGGTCTTGATGCGAATGCCGTTCTCGAGTCCATCCGCGCCGAGATAAGCCGCCCATGGCCAGGCCGCTACCATCACATGGACCTTGAGATTGTCAGTGCGGATCCCCATGCTTTCGGAGCCGTAGAAACACATGGTGCGAATGTAGCCTGTATCGAGTTTATTCTCGCGCACAGCGTCATAACATGCGCGATTGATAGTCTCACGATCGAAGGGGATCGCGATCCGTAAGATGTGAGCCGATCGAAACAGCCGTTCTGTGTGGTCTTGAAGGCGGAAGATGGCAGTGCCTTTGTCCCCTTGGTAGACACGTATTCCCTCAAGCACCCCCATACCGTAATGGAGGGTATGCGTTAGCACGTGGATCTTGGCCTCGCGCCAAGGAACCATCTCCCCATCCAGCCAGATGACGCCGTCGCGGTCAGCCATCCCCATGTGATGTTCTCCTCGACTCGTTATTCGAATAATCTCTGCCGGGGGCGCAAGCGGCAGAGTGGTTAGGCGGGGCCAGGCAAGTCGCCCCGCCCCTGTTCACGGAAATTTAAGCTGTGGCGAGACTCACCCCCAGGCAAGTCGCCTCAAAGCGCCCTATTCCACCATAAATTGCTGGCTCGTGATACCTCCCACCGAATCAACAAGACGGCACAGGCGATCGTTTGCGCTGTAAGCTGAAAGAATTTCGCGGTGGAAGAATGAGGCGACAGCGATGGGGGTTCGACGCAATGCGCGCGGTGCAGGAACTAAGTCTGGTTAGCCATTGTGAAAATTCATTCGATCTGCCTTGCTGGGACCTTGCGGCCGGGGTTAATAGACTTCAAATATGATTGAATCTTGCTATTTAATCGAACTCGGCTTCGTCCAGCCCCGTAGCGCTGTCGAGGCCAGTGATTGAATCCTTGCCTTGGATCCCTATAAAGATCGCTTCGTGCAACTTAGCCCCGGCGAGATTCGCGCCACTCAAATTAGCTCCGGTGAAGTCAGCTTTCCTGAGGTCGCAGTTGGAGAGATCCGCATTGCTGAGATTGGCATTCGTCAACGAGGCAAACTTCATTTCACAACCGGAAAGATCAGCATCAGTGAGATCCGCCCCTGTCAGATTTGCCTTGACCAGAAAGATCCGCAGCTTACCCATCGGCTGATTCTTCATGTTGGCCCCTGCTCGCGCCTTGACGAGCTTTGCCCCTTCGAGGTTCGCGCGCTCGACGTTTGCGATGATCCGGGCACCGGATAGATCCGCCCCCTTGAGGTTGGCATCGCCCAGTACCACACCGAAGAGGCTGGCGTTACGCAAGTTCGCCCCTTCCAGATCGGCGCCACGCATTATCGTGATGTCCATGTTGGAATTCTCGAAGTTCGAGCCCTTAAGTGAGACGTTTTTCATGTGGGTCCCAAAGAGGTTTGCGCCCTTAAAATCAATCCCGGACATATCCTGGCCTCGAAAATCCTTATTTTGCAGATCCGGGACTTCCCCTGAGGGAGTGTTGGCGATGATCTCGAGGACTTCCTCACGGGTAATCGGTTGCCAGTCTGTTTCGGTCGCGAAAGTGGCCGGGGATGGCACCACGATTGTCACTATCAGGGCAAAGGCCCCGGCGAGGGCGATCTCGCGAAGGACGTCGGGCCCTCGAAAGACAGGTTGACGCTTCATCATCGTACGCCTCCTTCATTATCGTTACATTGCTGCTGATATCGACCGCGCACACAGTCGATGATTCCTTTTAATTGCGGCTTCCGAACCGAGTAATAGACGGCTCGGCCCCTGTGTTCACTTTGAAGCAGGCCCTTTCCCTCCATAAGGCGGAGGTGGCCGCTCGTGGCAGGTTGGGCAAGTCCACACAGGCTTGCAATCTCATCCACGGTGTACTCGCCATGGAACAGGATTTCGATCATGCGAAGGCGATTGGGATGGGCTACGCATTTGAGGCATTCGGTGGCCTCTCTCAGAAAATCAAGAGGCAGTAACGCCGTGTCCAGTGTTTTATTTGTTCCGCGTTTCGCAACCAATGCCATCGAGTGGCCTCCAGTTAATCTCTGTAGGCGGGGGACTTATTTAACTGTCAACATATATCATACATTCTATATTATGGTAAATCGCAGCAATCCATTGCCTAATAGGCACCCGTTACGGTTATCTGCAAATAGGTTGTTCGATTCGGATCGTGTTTGGATGAGACTCTTCCGTTTCATGTTGATTGCAAGTGTCGCAGCGAGTCTCCAGGGATGTGAGCGTTCTGATGCAGACTATTTTCCGTTGAATGAAGGACGCTGGTGGCAATATCGGGTGATGGTGAAGACAAAGGATGAACAAAAACAATATAAATATATGGTCGCTAATCTCCCAAGCCACGATTTAGACGGTACTAAGACATTTGTACGCAGGACCCATGACGGAAGCCTTTTTTTCTATCAAGAAGGGGATGAAGGGATCAATCGTGTTGCTGTGAAGCGGCGGACAGATAGGGAGATCAAACGAGAAGCGTCAAAGCATTTGATTATTCCCTATCCAACGGAGATTGGCAGCGCATGGGAGTTGGAGACAACAACAACGATTCTGGATAGAAACATTCGGGCGTTTGAGAGGAAACAATTTACGCTGGTTGTGCCCGTTATGCTGCAGTATACAGTGGAAAGTTTGGATGATACCGTCAGCGTACCCGCCGGTCGATTCGCTCGCTGTCTGCGTATTCGAGGAATTGGGCATACGCGTGTTAACCCAAACGTAAGTGTGGGTGTGACCGATATTGAGATTGAGATCATTGACTGGTATGCGCCCGGGGTTGGGCTGGTTAGGACGATTCGCAAGGAAGAGGCAAGCACAGCAGTGCTCGATTCGGGGGAATATTTATTTGAACTCGAGTCACTGAACTAAAGTGTGATCAAATGGAGCGAGCCAAGCGATGAGTATCAAAAAAGTCTTGCTCGTCACTGCACTTGTTGTTTTGGTATTTAGTGTTTTTGCCTTCGACCTCGGGCAGTATTTCAATCTCGAATACTTCAAGTCGAAACAGGTGGCAGTCGACACCTACTACCAGGTCCAACCCGTCAAAACGGCATTCATCTTTTTCTGCGTTTACATCGCGGTGACCGGCCTGTCACTACCGGGCGCAGCATTAATGACCCTCGTCGGAGGGGCGATATTTGGTTTGCTGTGGGGGACGGTCATCGTTTCATTTGCCAGTACCATTGGCGCGACTGTGGCATTCCTTGTGTCGCGTTTCTTGCTGCGTGATGTGGTGCAGAATAAATTTGGCAATCGTTTGAAGACCGTCAACAAGGAGATCCAGAAAGACGGCGCTTTTTATCTGTTTGCCCTCCGGCTCGTGCCAGCATTTCCGTTTTTTATTATTAATCTGGTTATGGGGCTCACTCCCATGCGCACGCTTACGTTTTTCATCGTCAGCCAAGCGGGCATGTTGGCTGGCACC
Above is a window of Gammaproteobacteria bacterium DNA encoding:
- the waaF gene encoding lipopolysaccharide heptosyltransferase II → MNPKNEAKPYKILVVGPAWIGDMVMAQSLFKLLKQRRDHVFIDVVAPAWTEPLLARMPEVNEALLLPLDHGEIGWATRWRLGRALRPRRYARAIILSRTFKSALVPFAARAQQRTGFLGEMRYGLLNDIRTLAPHALPRTVDRYVALGLDPGETLPATIPYPRLAASPEAARAALARLGLAIPASPALGLCPGAEYGPAKRWPAPYFADVANAKLKAGWQVWLFGSNKDTAIAGEIQALTRDRCLDLTGRTTLAESIDLMSLTDAVVTNDTGLMHIAASLGRKVVAIFGSSTPRYTPPLHSDAKILYLAVECSPCFERICPLGHLKCLRDLTPTQVLDALDDTN
- a CDS encoding zinc-finger domain-containing protein, giving the protein MSKVPANPPLQEGVPNDKRCYEVTRQDLPLHCPLPTMSLWNSHPRVYLPIEATGRAKCPYCGADFLLSDEG
- a CDS encoding branched-chain amino acid transaminase; this translates as MGMADRDGVIWLDGEMVPWREAKIHVLTHTLHYGMGVLEGIRVYQGDKGTAIFRLQDHTERLFRSAHILRIAIPFDRETINRACYDAVRENKLDTGYIRTMCFYGSESMGIRTDNLKVHVMVAAWPWAAYLGADGLENGIRIKTSSYVRHHVNSTMWRAKATGNYMNSMLALQEALDCGYDEALLLDAEGYVSEGSGENIFIVRNGRIITPDPTSALEGITRDTVIKLAEEIGLTVSEKRITRDEVYIADEAFFTGTAAEVTPIRELDGRTIGDGGRGPISEKLQGIYFDQVHGRRDKYPEWLTYVDR
- a CDS encoding pentapeptide repeat-containing protein, whose amino-acid sequence is MMKRQPVFRGPDVLREIALAGAFALIVTIVVPSPATFATETDWQPITREEVLEIIANTPSGEVPDLQNKDFRGQDMSGIDFKGANLFGTHMKNVSLKGSNFENSNMDITIMRGADLEGANLRNASLFGVVLGDANLKGADLSGARIIANVERANLEGAKLVKARAGANMKNQPMGKLRIFLVKANLTGADLTDADLSGCEMKFASLTNANLSNADLSNCDLRKADFTGANLSGANLAGAKLHEAIFIGIQGKDSITGLDSATGLDEAEFD
- a CDS encoding metalloregulator ArsR/SmtB family transcription factor, encoding MALVAKRGTNKTLDTALLPLDFLREATECLKCVAHPNRLRMIEILFHGEYTVDEIASLCGLAQPATSGHLRLMEGKGLLQSEHRGRAVYYSVRKPQLKGIIDCVRGRYQQQCNDNEGGVR